The segment TTTATAAGTGAATTTTGTGTCATTCCTTGAGATTCTGTTTTATCcttattaatttttcttttaatacacCCATCCACTCTTAGTTCTTGCCACCCCAATTTAAATTTGAGTCACTTAATCTAATTGGACCGGTATAAATCCACGATTTTGTGAtaagttaattattattattattattatttttatgaactcGTCAAAAGATTCCATTTTCCCTGCCTTAAAATCATTCGCAATAGACACCATGTCTCCGTTCTTTGCCAATAGTGCCCAAGTTTCGTCCACAtagctatttttttattttttatcacatGGTGCATAAATATATTCACAATACAATGCAGACtgcattatgtttttttttcttgtataACATGACGCATAAATGTATATTTACAATGCAGACTGCATTATGTTCTTAGTCCCAGATACCTTCAAACCATAATCCAGTCTCCACTTCTCGAAGCCAAAAAAACCATAATCCATTCTCCACTTCTCTCAAAGAGAAAAAACCTTTGCCACATGTGATGCCAACATGCAATCAAGTGGCTCTAGGGCTCATCACGACGCAAGAATCACAATCTATAATGGAGGCAAGCCGATAACCAACATAGGGGTGGGACAAAGGGTGGATTAAAGTTAAATTAACACAGTCAAATGTCTAAAAGTGTAATTTTCATTGATAGAAAATGGATATAGAGCACaaaaaaacaacacagttttTTAAGACTGGCCACAATAAAATCAGTGTGACTGTTGCTTGTAGAAgtgatttgaagaaaaaaaaatagatgtCTTTCGGCTTTTATCCACTCACAAGATGTGAGTGTATAGAAGACAAAAGGGATATGAGAACTGTGAAACAAATCGGCAAAAATCCTGATAGATAATATGAGCATTCTTGTACCAAATAGTTTAATTGGCCTTGAAGGatacttaatatattttttttgcgtTTTTAGTGAAAACCCGAGCAGCAACAATTTGCCTACAATATGCTTTGTAAGACCATCTTTACCTAGCAGATCATCAATCTCGGACAAATTAAACTCCAATAAAGAAACCTGATTATATAGTTATCCCGGATACCATTAAATTCAAATTCAACAAAGTGAGACAAACACTACGTACATATGAAAGGAACAAGTCAGATAGATATGTGTTATGTGTTTTATATGTAGGTTACAACTGGTAGTTCCAATATCAAGTAAAATTCATCCAAAATCATAAAGGGATGTACATTATTACAATCCAGAGGATCTTTTGATGATTCCAAGTGACATTTTCATCCAAATGCCTGCTTATATAGTACATCATGCATGAAACAAGCCTGtaaaataaacaagaaaatgcGACAATTATTATCAAAAATTTTAATATAGAAGCTTGAAACATGTTCAAATATATCCATGCAGTTATACTACTTAAACGTTAATGCACAGACAAAATAAGTTGCATAAACCCATCCAAAATCTTTTTACATTCATGTTACCGTCTAAAGTGAGAAAGATACACCAGTTGATTTCTGATTTAAACaatttgttgatgaagataaataGTCAATGACAGAAAATAGCGAGAAATCCAATATAAGAAATAGCAGAAGCCgccaaacataaacataaatatataaacataaaacTAGTATCGCTACAAATAGCAGAGTTGATATATGATACAGGCTACTCAAATTCTATACATTCTAGCCGTATAAAATCGCTTTTCGGGTTTTAATAACAACACTTGTTTATGCAAATGTTTCCTACTCATACTTTGCCACAATTATAATCAGGACCATACATAGTTCAATTGACAGGATATGAATTTTCTCTCTTTCCCAACAACAAGACGCCAGGATCATTCAACTTAAGCACATCCATGTTTACAAACCATGTAACTAACATCAAGAGTTAAGAAAGCTTCAAACTACATCAAAATCGCAGTCTTCCACTCCCACCCCCATAGAATAAAAATTAAGCAGCAGTAAATTAGAAttacataaaccctaaatttcaCCATATGAAAATCCGGTAAACCTTCAAACCACGAACACAATATCAAAATCAAACAATCAAGCTTGATAATTTCATTTATTGACACGAGAAATAACATGATAAcagaatcttaaaaaaaaaacaactatcTCTAGAAATTAAAACGAATTGAGGTGAAAATAGAGAGGAAGAAGGAACCTTATGGTTTAGTTGTAGTAGAGTTCAAGACCCATGCCATCATGGATCTCGTAATCCCTAAGAGTGATATGATCTTTGTAGATAGTGTACCACTTCTGAATACGGATCTTGTCGGCCCTAGTTCCAGTCTGAGCCGCCACCAGCTTCTTCAAATCACCAATAGTGTCATCATCGTTGCACTTCACACGGACCTTCTTCCCCAATCGATCGTTCAACACCACCTCTATCATCTTCgtataaaaccctaattcccaattcgGTTTCGGTCTTTGCTTTGGTTGCTGTTTTTTGGATACAAAAGTTTCTTTTATATATAGCTTTTTATTCACGGCTTTGCGTAGAAATTAAGCTTTCAAATAGTTCTTCGGGTATTAGTATTTAGTGTCATActagtattaaaaaaaaactgaaaactaaattaaaaagatatatagaaaataagaaattttaaaaggtagatttttgtcaaaaaaaaaaggtaGATTTTAGAAtataaaaagatttttaattaaaaaatattatgaaatatTTATGTGCCGAATCACATGAGTCCTTTGTTAAATGgtatgattttaaaaataaattatgatataaattttattttttaaaattaaaataagaaaaaaataatttaatttatatattgagAAAATACATATAACATTTTTTTCCTAATTTTACatgttaatattaataaaaaaactaaattataaattttattttgaaaaaattattttaaataaaagaagcaaaattaattaaatattgttaaGGTTTTATATGATTTTCAAGAATAAAATTGCTTTTCACGACTTCTACTTCTCCAAGTCCATTTATTTTTTGTTAACTCGTTTTTCTATTCTATAAGTAGAGATCTCTGAAAAAGAATCAACTTGTTACTTTTGAAACGAGGATTCTTCTTCTCTTGTCGTATTGACTCTCCAGAAGGATGTTGTGCGAGTCCAACTAACGCTCTAATGGGACATCTTTGTCAATTTAGAAAAGGTAAGGACCCTCGCGATTGTATTGTTTTGATTAGGTTCTTATGATCTGGCATCTCTCCCTTTAGAACAAATATTTAAGCAAATATCCCTCCAAGTAAGTTACATTTTGAGGGGCTTACTCAAGTTTCAAGGATCACCACAAGAAAGCCTTTCATGGTCTTAAACAGATGCAAAATTTACATGCTATCAAGGTTGTCATTTAGAAGACTTGCATATAATTCGAGGTATATGGGATAATTGTTGTCCAAATACAGAAGGAAGTTAAAGGTAGTATGACTCTCTTAAAAATGGAGCAGGAACGAATCGAGAATAAATTAGACCAATTAACTCCAGAGGCATCACATTTGGGCGAGAAACATAAATCGGTTAACTATCAAAGGATCAATTATATGGAGATTCAACTTGAGTTGACATGAGTTAAAACCTATCACGACTTTGAAAACATGTGTTTGAGTTTGATTTAGAGGGTCATATGAAGGGTTTGAATCTCTAACACGAAATTTAGGCTATTTTTGGAGTTTCCTTTTAACAATTCCGAGCATCATCTTCCAAAAGCATTATTGGGTCACTACCATTTCCCAACGCATGAGCCAAGGAGACTCATATGGATGAGGGTCGGGAGTCCTATAAGATTGATAAAATGTAAATttgtagtatatatatatatatatatatatatatatatatatatatatatatatatatatatatgaaacaaCATATGACGCTACATGTCATATGGAAATCTTTGTTGAGGTGGCTGTTGTTGGAGAGGAAGTTGTCAAAATCTACACATTTTTAggcttttatgtatttttttccaCATAAACTAACCTGATGTTCATCTTGCGGCTACTAACTATTTTAAGAATTAACAAAATCTTCCCATTGTTCATCAACATTTTCCCAAATAATAGGATAATATTTCTTGAAGTATTTCCCTTATATGTTTATTTTTAACTTGCCCCATTGCATATTTACCAATAGATAGATTCCTATGCTAAAGACTCTACTAATAATAAAAGTTTTTTCTCAATTTGTTGATCATTTCCCAAACTTGAGGTTTTTAATTCCaattaataaaatagtttttCAATATAGGTCTCCTTCAAATAATTGTGTAAGGTTGACTTGTTTGCTATATAATTCAACCATTTTCTCTTTTGAACTCACGATTATGATTAAGGCCATTAACCGATCTTTTCACCGAGAGTCAAACTACATCAATATAGTATGATGGTATTCATCAATATTGAGTTATTATTCATGCCAACTCTAGGTAAAGATATGGTAATTTCTAAAGATTGAACTGCATCTTGGAGATATGTGAACCCATAAAGATTAAAAACTTTAGATACCATTTTAAAATTCTTTATGGCCCCATAAAATTTCATGAGAGGTTTTGTGTCATTTCTTTGGTTAATTCCTCAATGTTTGTAATTAAATCAATATTGATTCAGTTGGCCAATATTGAGAATAATATGGAGaagtatgtatatgttttattcCAACCATTTTTTACAACCATTTCATCACTAATGAACACCGCTCATTCAATTTTCGCAATAGTTTGAAGACAACAAACATGTATATGATATGTTGTAATGTGAAATTAATGATGTCATCATGTCTCACATTTATCATTTAATGgacctctacccatttggtgaagtagtcagcAATCACAATGATGAAGGCATAATTTTTATACTAACAAGGATTTATTTTTCCAATCAGATACAAACTAAACCCTCTAAGAGTTTAAAGTTTGATAACTAGATGTCCTAATTTGGTCTGTGTCGTATGTTGTAGTTTATCTCGATCAAATGTGATGTGCACCCATCGATCTCTTTTAGTCTTAGAAATGCAGATAAGAAAATGAGGTCTCCTTGTCATAGGATTATCAAGTTTTCCATCAATAGTATTTGATGGTAGGTTAGCTTTTCTACGACCTAGGCCGATTCCCTTTCATTTTTCCTTTAACGGAGAATGTCGCATGTGCAAAGTCGCTACGATTATTTCCCAATTAATCATTTTATCTGTATCGAGGCCTTTTTGGAGTATACGTGAAACGAGGGGCGCATAAAATGAAATTCCTTTGCCGGAAGCATTATCCTCATTCTTTCACAGAGTTCTTAAGGAAAATAAcacattaattatattttttatgataataGGAACGCCAATCACCACATTGCATCTTGAAATCTTTAACTATGAGTGTTATTGTCATAACTTTGACATTTAAGGGTAGACGATGTGGTTTCCCAGTTAGGATTTCAGTTTTGTGATTCTGGTATCAATTGGTTCCAAAATGGACGTGCTCTAGTTGTTGGAACAAGGATTTatcatttcttctttttttcaactAGTTGATTTTGGTTAACATCAATCAAAGTAACCACCGACTTTCGCCACTTCCACGTCTCACTTCTTGTGAGATTCAATTTGATTATGAATTCAATGATTTCGTGTTGGCGGAGTGACGATTATGAGATTGATTCAAGATCGAAGAGATAGTTTTCCAGTGGCGACAACGAGAGCGTATGACACATGACCGACTCAATTATGACTATTGCTTTTTCAGAATTCAGCGACATTATGGCCAGAGTAGAAGTCGATGACCTCACATGGGAGATTTTGAGACAGTTGACAAACTTCTAGTTATTAGCATCATCCAAGAAATTTAAGACGTAATTAAGAGGATCGTATTGAGAATATCCATAATGACGACAACAATGACGAGTGAAATGGGGGATGAAAATGTTGCATTTCTCTTTTAAGTGTAAGAAACTCGTTGTCAAGAGTGAACCCTTTTTCCTCACTTCACACTGGATTTTAAAATGATAACATTAGCAACTTATAGTAAAGAAGCAAATTGGTTTAGACGCTTACTAGTTGAGACCCTTTTGTGGGAAAAACCTATGCCAAATGTGTCGATCCATTGTAATAGTACCTCatctattgaaaaaaaataacaaaccaTTATTAAAAAGGTAAGAGACATCAAATAAGAATAAAGAACACCTTTGTTAGAGAATGTATCGTTATAGGAGCATTAAAAGTGGATCATGTAAGCACTGATGAAAAtttagcagatcctttgacgaaagaACTAGCTAGAAAGAAAATACATAACACATCTAATAGGATAGGACTAATGCATATAGATGAATATGTTTCTCATGATGGTAAGCCGACTTAAAATACTATAAATCTCAAGAATTAGGTTCGATgagtaataacaagttgtgagtagTATGAGATGAGTATGCTATTATAAACAAGAGAAACATGAATCCTGAACCGATAAAAGGATGAGATAATAAAAACTCTTAATGAGATATATACTTTGTATGGGTGGATTATTAAGCTACAAGAGTATTCTTGATAGACACACTTGAGT is part of the Vicia villosa cultivar HV-30 ecotype Madison, WI unplaced genomic scaffold, Vvil1.0 ctg.001020F_1_1, whole genome shotgun sequence genome and harbors:
- the LOC131632779 gene encoding ubiquitin-like protein 5 yields the protein MIEVVLNDRLGKKVRVKCNDDDTIGDLKKLVAAQTGTRADKIRIQKWYTIYKDHITLRDYEIHDGMGLELYYN